The following proteins are encoded in a genomic region of bacterium:
- a CDS encoding PEP-CTERM sorting domain-containing protein (PEP-CTERM proteins occur, often in large numbers, in the proteomes of bacteria that also encode an exosortase, a predicted intramembrane cysteine proteinase. The presence of a PEP-CTERM domain at a protein's C-terminus predicts cleavage within the sorting domain, followed by covalent anchoring to some some component of the (usually Gram-negative) cell surface. Many PEP-CTERM proteins exhibit an unusual sequence composition that includes large numbers of potential glycosylation sites. Expression of one such protein has been shown restore the ability of a bacterium to form floc, a type of biofilm.), translated as MTLSTRFAALSAFVLLILPLTDASAFTISDTDDFLLVGRGPSSVSTGVKVSSSNSLGRIYSVPSGANPDVNDNPPWPLPAGATAPVQGIYNDGNIAVTHSSGTYDFSDIDIYADIGVRCVANVTGSCRSGWSNSTLTGGGTFANDSTTMADIETELVSAALEVSSLSATNGWSVSGQGSKNAGTGHWTLDSNGVDGNTTITLAGGLNVIVIDNLGYDMKINNAGLVIDGAADSIAIFLLADESKNWLFDNASITHGTSGIGSDAILFAMLDGGNDTNFNFSKVIVNGAAFWDLSQDGGKLTMNNVQGCGQWVGDHLDFNDVQLARCAFGGTVPEPNTGALLSAAILGLAIASRRVRAFVR; from the coding sequence ATGACGCTCTCAACTCGCTTTGCCGCTCTTTCTGCGTTTGTGTTACTGATTCTTCCCCTGACCGACGCATCCGCATTCACCATCTCCGATACGGACGACTTCCTTCTGGTTGGCCGCGGCCCTTCCAGCGTATCCACCGGGGTCAAGGTCAGCAGCAGCAACTCGCTGGGCCGGATCTACTCGGTTCCGTCGGGCGCCAACCCCGATGTGAATGACAACCCGCCGTGGCCGCTTCCCGCAGGCGCTACCGCACCGGTCCAAGGCATCTACAACGACGGCAACATCGCAGTCACTCACAGCAGTGGCACTTATGACTTCTCCGATATCGACATCTACGCGGATATCGGCGTTCGCTGTGTCGCCAACGTAACGGGCAGTTGTCGCTCAGGTTGGAGCAACTCGACGCTGACGGGAGGCGGGACGTTTGCGAACGACTCCACCACGATGGCGGATATCGAAACGGAACTCGTCTCCGCCGCACTCGAAGTCAGCAGCCTGTCAGCAACGAATGGCTGGAGCGTCTCTGGCCAGGGATCAAAGAACGCCGGGACCGGCCACTGGACCCTCGACTCCAACGGCGTCGACGGCAACACGACGATCACTCTGGCGGGCGGCCTGAACGTGATCGTCATCGACAACCTCGGCTACGACATGAAGATCAACAACGCAGGTCTCGTCATCGACGGCGCCGCAGATTCCATCGCGATCTTCCTGCTCGCCGATGAGAGCAAGAACTGGTTGTTCGACAACGCTTCCATCACGCATGGAACGAGCGGAATCGGCAGCGACGCGATCCTGTTCGCGATGCTCGACGGCGGCAATGACACCAACTTCAATTTCAGCAAGGTCATCGTGAATGGTGCTGCCTTCTGGGACCTCTCCCAGGATGGCGGAAAGCTCACCATGAACAATGTCCAGGGTTGCGGTCAGTGGGTCGGAGACCACCTCGACTTCAACGATGTGCAACTCGCTCGCTGCGCCTTTGGCGGAACCGTTCCCGAGCCGAATACGGGGGCGTTGCTCTCGGCGGCGATCCTGGGCCTCGCCATCGCATCGCGCCGCGTCCGAGCGTTCGTCCGCTAG